In a single window of the Catenulispora sp. GP43 genome:
- a CDS encoding ROK family protein — protein sequence MCHPELPEECIVAAPPNLREEGRLRVLQVLLASSTTSRPELVRLTGLSRATVSVLVSDLIAAGLVVEENGASGAGGAGGSADAEIRSMGRPALPLALNRSVAYAIGADIGHAHVRVALCDVHGTPVWETSEAKEVDRAPHETLDLAADLVRRAMAENGVPRERVLGLGVGIAAPVDADGALSAEGIMPGWTGIRPGPELERRTGLATEMTNDANAGALAEHMYGAGRDVEDMVYIRLSAGIGAGVIAAGALQLGAGGLAGEIGHLPAVRDGLVCRCGNRGCLETIASPVAVARLLQDSWGEPVAPSDLPALLAAGTPGMARVVEDTGEAVGRALAALVTLLNPRLIVVGGDLAAIGEPLFEPLRRGIARSALPSAARQVAVVAGRLGSSAEVRGAAARVLARAAQTLAVMSGAEAAELLP from the coding sequence GTGTGCCACCCAGAACTACCCGAGGAGTGCATCGTCGCCGCGCCGCCGAACCTGCGAGAAGAGGGCCGCCTGCGCGTCCTCCAGGTCCTGCTCGCCAGCAGCACCACCAGTCGCCCGGAACTGGTCCGGCTCACCGGACTGTCCCGGGCGACGGTGTCCGTCCTGGTCTCCGATCTGATCGCGGCCGGGCTGGTCGTCGAGGAGAACGGAGCGAGCGGGGCCGGCGGGGCGGGCGGCTCGGCGGACGCCGAGATCCGCTCGATGGGGCGTCCCGCACTACCCCTGGCGCTGAACCGCTCGGTCGCCTACGCCATCGGCGCGGACATCGGGCACGCGCATGTACGGGTCGCGTTGTGCGACGTGCACGGCACACCGGTGTGGGAGACCAGCGAGGCCAAGGAGGTCGACCGCGCCCCGCACGAGACCCTCGACCTCGCCGCCGACCTGGTGCGCCGCGCCATGGCCGAGAACGGCGTCCCGCGCGAGCGGGTACTGGGCCTCGGCGTCGGCATCGCAGCCCCCGTGGACGCCGACGGCGCCCTGTCCGCCGAGGGCATCATGCCCGGCTGGACCGGCATCCGCCCCGGCCCCGAACTGGAGCGCCGCACCGGCCTGGCCACCGAGATGACGAACGACGCGAACGCCGGAGCCCTGGCCGAGCACATGTACGGAGCCGGCCGCGACGTCGAGGACATGGTCTACATCCGGCTCTCGGCAGGAATCGGCGCGGGCGTCATCGCCGCCGGCGCGCTGCAACTGGGAGCCGGCGGCCTGGCCGGCGAGATCGGCCACCTGCCCGCCGTCCGCGACGGCCTGGTCTGCCGCTGCGGCAACCGCGGCTGCCTGGAGACCATAGCGAGCCCGGTGGCCGTGGCCCGCCTGCTCCAGGACAGCTGGGGCGAGCCGGTGGCGCCGTCAGACCTGCCGGCCCTGCTCGCCGCCGGCACCCCCGGCATGGCCCGGGTGGTGGAGGACACCGGCGAGGCCGTCGGCCGGGCACTGGCGGCGCTGGTGACACTGCTGAACCCCCGGCTGATCGTGGTCGGCGGCGACCTGGCCGCCATCGGCGAACCCCTGTTCGAGCCCCTGCGGCGCGGCATCGCACGCTCCGCCCTGCCCTCGGCCGCACGGCAGGTCGCGGTGGTCGCCGGCCGACTCGGCTCCAGCGCCGAGGTGCGCGGGGCTGCGGCGCGGGTGCTGGCGCGGGCGGCGCAGACGCTGGCGGTGATGAGTGGGGCGGAGGCGGCGGAGCTTCTGCCGTAG
- a CDS encoding MFS transporter produces the protein MNDSAAPAPSGPPSASPAPAPTAAPSPWAPMRDRIFRILWLAQLGSNVGSWMQTVGAQWLLVSHHSSTTLVAAVQTASLLPVMLLSLPAGVMADVLDRRRLLIYLQLGMALVAGVLAWLTAAGLTTPTVLLALTFLLGCGQAFVGPAWQAIQPELVPREQIPAAATLGSLTVNLARAVGPAVAGFLVAASGAALVFAINAVSFLFVVAAVTVWRRAPQAGSGHPERALAALRAGNRYVRNAPSPRRILLRAALFVVPGSALWALLPVVASSRLALGAGGYGVLLAALGVGAVVGAFTLSWLNTVLSPNRLLAASAVVFAIGTLVLGVTTDKAAVVIVMVPTGVAWLASLSTLNSALQLSLPAWVRARALAVYLLVFMGGQAIGSLVWGALAGPLGITTTLVIAAALLGAAAVSVRWLPLLALTGKLDRTTDAHWPDPHLVFEPELDSGPIVVVKRYHVAPADEPEFRQAINRVGLSRRRTGATRWGVFRDGDEAQTFVEVFEVPSWQEHQDQRSIRLTGADSEFEERANRLSEPAPTVEHLLPAEDRGA, from the coding sequence GTGAACGATTCCGCCGCCCCCGCCCCCAGCGGCCCGCCCAGCGCCTCCCCCGCCCCAGCGCCCACCGCGGCCCCCAGCCCCTGGGCGCCGATGCGGGACCGCATCTTCCGCATCCTGTGGCTGGCCCAGCTGGGCAGCAACGTCGGTTCCTGGATGCAGACCGTCGGAGCGCAGTGGCTGCTGGTCTCGCACCACTCCTCGACCACCCTCGTCGCGGCCGTACAGACCGCCAGCCTGCTCCCCGTCATGCTCCTCTCGCTCCCGGCCGGGGTCATGGCCGACGTGCTCGACCGTCGACGTCTCCTGATCTACCTCCAGCTGGGCATGGCGCTGGTCGCCGGTGTGCTGGCGTGGCTGACCGCGGCCGGTCTGACGACCCCGACGGTGCTGCTGGCGCTGACCTTCCTGCTCGGCTGCGGGCAGGCGTTCGTCGGGCCGGCGTGGCAGGCGATCCAGCCGGAGCTGGTTCCCCGCGAGCAGATCCCGGCCGCCGCGACGCTCGGCAGCCTGACGGTCAACCTCGCCCGCGCTGTCGGGCCGGCGGTCGCCGGGTTCCTGGTGGCGGCGTCCGGGGCGGCGCTCGTGTTCGCGATCAACGCGGTGTCGTTCTTGTTCGTGGTGGCGGCGGTGACGGTGTGGCGGAGGGCGCCGCAGGCCGGTAGCGGGCATCCCGAGCGTGCGCTGGCCGCTTTGCGTGCCGGGAACCGGTACGTGCGCAACGCGCCGTCGCCGCGGCGGATCTTGTTGCGTGCGGCGCTGTTCGTCGTGCCCGGGAGTGCCCTGTGGGCGCTGCTGCCGGTGGTGGCCAGTTCCCGGCTCGCGCTCGGAGCCGGCGGGTACGGTGTGCTGCTGGCGGCGTTGGGCGTCGGGGCCGTGGTCGGGGCGTTCACGCTGTCGTGGTTGAACACGGTGCTGTCGCCGAATCGGCTGCTGGCGGCGTCCGCCGTGGTGTTCGCGATCGGCACGTTGGTCCTCGGTGTGACGACGGACAAGGCGGCCGTGGTGATCGTCATGGTCCCCACCGGCGTGGCGTGGCTGGCTTCGCTGTCGACGCTCAACTCGGCCCTGCAACTGTCGCTGCCGGCGTGGGTACGGGCCCGCGCGCTGGCCGTGTACCTGCTGGTGTTCATGGGCGGCCAGGCGATCGGCTCGCTCGTCTGGGGCGCGCTGGCCGGGCCGCTGGGCATCACCACGACGCTGGTGATCGCGGCGGCCCTGCTCGGGGCGGCGGCGGTGAGCGTGCGCTGGCTGCCGCTGCTCGCGCTGACCGGCAAGCTCGACCGCACCACGGACGCGCACTGGCCGGACCCGCACCTCGTGTTCGAACCCGAGCTCGACAGCGGCCCCATCGTGGTGGTGAAGCGGTACCACGTCGCCCCGGCCGACGAGCCCGAGTTCCGCCAGGCGATCAACCGCGTCGGCCTGTCCCGGCGGCGCACCGGCGCGACGCGGTGGGGCGTCTTCCGCGACGGCGACGAGGCGCAGACCTTCGTCGAGGTCTTCGAGGTGCCCTCCTGGCAGGAGCACCAGGACCAGCGATCGATCCGGCTGACCGGCGCCGACTCGGAGTTCGAGGAGCGGGCGAACCGGCTGTCGGAGCCCGCGCCGACGGTGGAGCACCTGCTGCCGGCCGAGGATCGGGGCGCGTAG
- the infA gene encoding translation initiation factor IF-1 produces the protein MTKNKNGIEVEGKVVECLRSAMFTVELDNGHRVLAHISGKVRKNYIRINLEDRVLVELTPYDLTRGRIVFRYRN, from the coding sequence ATGACGAAGAACAAGAACGGCATCGAAGTCGAGGGCAAGGTCGTCGAGTGCCTGCGCAGCGCCATGTTCACGGTGGAACTCGACAACGGCCACCGGGTCCTGGCGCACATCAGCGGCAAGGTCCGGAAGAACTACATCAGGATCAACCTGGAGGACCGGGTCCTGGTGGAGCTCACGCCGTACGACCTGACGCGCGGCCGGATCGTCTTCCGGTACCGCAACTAG
- a CDS encoding GNAT family N-acetyltransferase, whose translation MDTKPFLSGLSQTDVLITRVADRQWHALDDDLVVGRGHALHRPDGRLFVCIDAWHEAAFDRLAEAMLAELPTPVYTVVDEADTEMRARWARAGFTIRRREWEYAVPTDPRITGLEDVRPPSGVTIVPAGHADEGLLREVDRAIRDEIEAGAGWQSMPAEVIARPAGDTIIDPSKYAVAATPDCYLGLIRVVTVRRPRIGLLAVRAAEQRRGIGRALLAHALETLHRGGAAEAWAEVQETNRAASALVEGVGARPVSSNLELVRDLELAR comes from the coding sequence ATGGATACCAAGCCTTTTCTTTCCGGCCTGAGCCAGACCGATGTGCTGATCACGCGCGTCGCGGACAGGCAGTGGCACGCGCTCGACGACGACCTGGTCGTCGGCCGCGGACATGCCTTGCACCGGCCCGACGGGCGGCTGTTCGTCTGCATCGACGCCTGGCACGAGGCGGCCTTCGACCGGCTCGCCGAGGCGATGCTGGCCGAACTCCCCACGCCGGTGTACACGGTGGTCGACGAGGCCGACACCGAGATGAGAGCCCGCTGGGCCCGGGCCGGATTCACGATCCGGCGCCGCGAGTGGGAGTACGCGGTGCCGACCGATCCGCGGATCACAGGGCTCGAAGACGTCCGGCCGCCCTCGGGCGTCACGATCGTGCCCGCCGGCCACGCCGACGAGGGTCTGCTGCGGGAAGTGGACCGCGCGATCCGTGACGAGATCGAGGCGGGCGCCGGATGGCAGTCGATGCCGGCGGAGGTGATCGCCCGGCCTGCCGGGGACACCATCATCGATCCCTCGAAGTACGCGGTGGCCGCCACGCCGGACTGCTACCTGGGCCTCATCAGAGTGGTGACGGTGCGCCGCCCGCGCATCGGGCTGCTCGCGGTCCGGGCCGCTGAGCAGCGGCGCGGCATCGGGCGGGCGCTGCTGGCGCACGCGCTGGAAACGCTGCACCGGGGCGGGGCCGCCGAGGCCTGGGCCGAGGTGCAGGAGACCAACCGGGCGGCCTCGGCGCTGGTCGAGGGCGTCGGCGCCCGGCCCGTGAGCAGCAACCTGGAGCTGGTGCGAGACCTGGAGCTGGCGCGATGA
- a CDS encoding glycoside hydrolase family 42 — MRMRALSFLAACALAATPWLGTASAAPAQAAQTTPAVAAAGPMWATQLQFDDNGTAWSQASFAALKAKGLTSAEIDMPWGTIEPSQNSFSFTELDQELANASAAGIKLIPIFWYSGWGGSPASWVTGREVDSSGASSPAPVWWDPVYQPAYFDYVTKTVAHIAGSAGYGGSILDYGFLDAQWDINGGASGWAQADLDEFHSTYLPNTYGTIAAFNSKYQTSYANFSAVPAAAVGQPLWGVYQAFRAWSVQDTYGRLTAAVRAVTASTPLYYYFGGHFGNAVNYANIPDIFFSLAKQYTATVIVDAAQSPGLALTFGALARAYGVPLAQEWTAPSDSTQLSAQAVQWLSNYAMGLPEGGGEDFFIHDGTQKDVVGWPIYTSWVPTLRTITGAYPQQPVAVYMDFSQAYGNTSGGAVNAMEDAISSLWDGYQAGFAVVTSQEVADGTVKLSAYKAILPMNGPDANVSAYQAAGGTVLSNGSQLASYAPAYATLANSGVLQVVPAVAASGTSATVTLADVTSGTAYNAAVTFHFAGLGMTAGSYHVVDAGGNTVPQAAVSGGICTAPNISAAQLVQWNIVAGAAPAGTPVPAACGGSSGTPVISLRAHANGDIVTADNAGAAPLIANRTAIGTWEQFDLITDSDGSVSFRAHANGDIVTAENAGASSLIANRTAIGPWEEFDLIHNSDGSVSFRAHANGDIVTAENAGAAPLIANRTAIGPWEEFDLIND; from the coding sequence ATGAGAATGAGGGCACTGTCCTTCCTGGCAGCCTGCGCGCTGGCTGCGACCCCCTGGCTCGGCACCGCCTCCGCGGCCCCGGCACAGGCCGCACAGACCACCCCGGCCGTGGCAGCGGCGGGCCCGATGTGGGCCACGCAGCTCCAGTTCGACGACAACGGGACCGCGTGGTCGCAGGCCAGCTTCGCGGCGCTGAAGGCGAAAGGCCTGACCTCCGCGGAGATCGACATGCCGTGGGGCACGATCGAGCCGTCGCAGAACAGCTTCAGCTTCACCGAGCTCGACCAGGAGCTGGCGAACGCCTCCGCCGCCGGGATCAAGCTCATCCCGATCTTCTGGTACTCCGGTTGGGGCGGCAGCCCGGCTTCCTGGGTCACCGGCCGCGAGGTCGACAGCTCCGGGGCCAGCAGCCCGGCACCGGTGTGGTGGGACCCGGTGTATCAGCCCGCATACTTCGACTACGTCACCAAGACGGTCGCGCACATTGCCGGGAGCGCCGGCTACGGCGGCAGCATCCTGGACTACGGATTCCTCGACGCGCAGTGGGACATCAACGGCGGCGCCTCGGGGTGGGCCCAGGCCGACCTCGACGAGTTCCACAGCACCTACCTGCCGAACACCTACGGCACCATCGCGGCGTTCAACAGCAAGTATCAGACCTCTTACGCGAACTTCAGCGCCGTCCCGGCCGCGGCCGTCGGCCAGCCGCTGTGGGGCGTCTATCAGGCCTTCCGAGCGTGGAGCGTGCAGGACACCTATGGCCGGCTCACCGCGGCGGTCCGCGCAGTCACCGCCTCGACGCCGCTGTACTACTACTTCGGCGGGCACTTCGGCAACGCGGTGAACTACGCCAACATCCCCGACATCTTCTTCAGCCTGGCCAAGCAGTACACCGCCACGGTGATCGTCGATGCCGCGCAGTCCCCGGGCCTGGCGCTGACCTTCGGCGCCCTGGCGCGCGCCTACGGCGTTCCGCTGGCGCAGGAGTGGACGGCGCCGAGTGACAGCACGCAGCTGTCCGCGCAGGCGGTGCAGTGGCTGTCGAACTACGCCATGGGTCTGCCCGAAGGCGGCGGCGAGGACTTCTTCATCCACGACGGGACCCAGAAGGACGTCGTGGGCTGGCCGATCTACACCTCCTGGGTGCCGACGCTGCGGACCATCACCGGCGCCTACCCGCAGCAGCCGGTAGCCGTCTACATGGACTTCTCGCAGGCCTACGGCAACACCTCAGGCGGCGCCGTGAACGCCATGGAAGACGCGATCAGCAGCCTGTGGGACGGCTACCAGGCCGGGTTCGCCGTCGTCACCAGCCAGGAGGTGGCCGACGGGACGGTGAAGCTGTCGGCGTACAAGGCGATCCTGCCGATGAACGGCCCCGATGCGAACGTGAGCGCCTACCAGGCCGCCGGCGGAACGGTGCTGAGCAACGGATCCCAGCTCGCTTCTTACGCACCGGCCTACGCGACCCTGGCCAACAGCGGCGTGCTTCAGGTCGTTCCGGCCGTCGCCGCAAGCGGTACCAGCGCGACGGTGACGCTGGCGGACGTCACCTCCGGGACCGCCTACAACGCCGCCGTCACCTTCCACTTCGCCGGGCTCGGGATGACGGCCGGGAGCTACCACGTCGTGGACGCCGGCGGGAACACGGTGCCGCAGGCGGCGGTCAGCGGCGGCATCTGCACGGCGCCGAACATCTCGGCCGCGCAGCTCGTGCAATGGAACATCGTCGCCGGGGCGGCTCCGGCCGGTACGCCGGTCCCGGCGGCGTGCGGTGGCAGCAGCGGTACTCCGGTGATCAGCCTGCGGGCGCACGCGAACGGCGACATCGTCACGGCCGACAACGCCGGCGCCGCGCCGCTGATCGCCAACCGCACCGCGATCGGCACGTGGGAGCAGTTCGACCTCATCACCGACTCCGACGGCAGCGTCAGCTTCCGGGCTCACGCCAACGGCGACATCGTCACCGCGGAGAACGCCGGCGCGTCGTCGCTGATCGCGAACCGGACCGCGATCGGGCCGTGGGAGGAGTTCGACCTGATCCACAACTCCGACGGCAGCGTCAGCTTCCGGGCTCATGCCAACGGCGACATCGTGACGGCCGAGAACGCCGGGGCCGCCCCGTTGATCGCCAACCGCACCGCCATCGGCCCCTGGGAGGAATTCGACCTGATCAACGACTAG
- a CDS encoding glycoside hydrolase family 3 C-terminal domain-containing protein — protein MRRTTPHRRKLLAAGSAVVLACGFAASVTSVAAAPKSVAATPAASSTPIYLNTSYSFQARAADLVSRMTLAEKAAQLNTTSAPAIPRLGVQQYTYQAEAQHGINYLGADQSSGSAAGNPPVATSFPTNFASSMSWDPALVYQETTAISDEARGLVDKSLFGTGQNNLGPSASDYGSLTFWAPTVNLDRDPRWGRTDEAFGEDPYLVGQMAGAFINGFQGNSMTGQSLNGYLKAGATAKHYALNNVEQNRTGISSNVSDTDLRDYYTKQFASLIENAHVSGLMTSYNAINGTPSVADTYTTNQLAQRTYGFNGYITSDCGAVGTTYRNPPAGHAWAPPGWSTDDGDTNAIWTNTSTGAKISGAAGGEAYSLRAGTQVNCGGDEFSLQNIQAAINAGILSEGVIDADLTKLFTIRMETGEFDPASQVPYTSITKAQIQSPAHQALATTVADNSLVLLKNGNVSGTSTPLLPANASKLNNVVILGDMANTVTLGDYSGAPSLQVNAVQGLTTAIKAANPNANILFDAAGTSSTATGAATLSSATQTAIKNADLVVMFVGTNQNNAQEGNDRTTLNMPGNYDSLITQTTALGNPKTALVVQSDGPVKISDVDGNIPAVVFSGYNGESQGTALADVLLGKQNPSGHLNFTWYADDSQLPAMSNYGLTPGDTSGLGRTYQYFTGTPTYPFGYGLSYSNFSYSPATVDNASPNADGTVNVSFTVTNSGSTAGATVAQLYAATQFTVSGVQLPNKRLVGFQKTGVLNPGASQKVTIPVKISDLSFWDATNMKSVVYDGSYALQVGASSSDIRSSVNVAVSGAITPKMQYVTVQPESVVYNAGSTIDLTGKNQWIKDDTTGVGSVSQGRNMSVTADNVIEAVDNDQSFVNLAGASVSYSSSDPTVATVSSTGQVHAVGDGTALISVTVNGVTGTAPIVVRHTLSLAAPALITAGGTGTATTTFVNGGTAAESNVAVSLSLPSGWSAQATTPSTFGSVAGGQSVQTTWKVSAPAGTAPGPYALSAQATVSGTGPYSDSGTMNVAYASLNAAFNNVGITDDSSTAAGNLDGGGTSYSSQALNTAAGITPGATLTHDGATIPWPNVAAGTNDDIVASGQTIPVSGSGTTLSIIGTSTYGSSSGSGTIIYTDGSTQSYSLGFADWWSTSAAQGTDFIANPAYINGGSGKITQAVNLSYAAIPLQAGKTVEDVVLPNVSASAVRSSVSMHIFDVSVSGSSSSSVISLRAHANSDIVTADNAGASPLIANRTAVGPWESFDLITNSDGSVSFRAHANGDIVTADNAGAAPLIANRTAIGPWEEFDLIHNSDGSVSFRAHANGDIVTADNAGAAPLIANRTAIGPWEEFDLIHD, from the coding sequence ATGAGACGAACCACCCCCCACCGCCGCAAGCTGCTGGCCGCAGGATCGGCCGTCGTTCTGGCCTGCGGCTTCGCGGCGTCCGTGACCAGCGTCGCGGCCGCCCCTAAAAGTGTTGCCGCGACACCCGCCGCCAGCAGCACGCCGATCTACCTGAACACCAGCTACTCCTTCCAGGCCCGCGCCGCCGACCTGGTCTCCCGCATGACGCTGGCGGAAAAGGCCGCGCAGCTGAACACCACCAGCGCGCCGGCGATCCCGCGCCTGGGCGTGCAGCAGTACACGTACCAGGCCGAGGCGCAGCACGGCATCAACTATCTGGGTGCCGACCAGAGCAGCGGCAGCGCCGCGGGCAACCCGCCGGTGGCGACCAGCTTCCCGACGAACTTCGCCTCCTCGATGTCCTGGGACCCGGCGCTGGTCTACCAGGAGACGACGGCGATCTCGGACGAGGCGCGCGGCCTGGTGGACAAGTCGCTGTTCGGCACCGGGCAGAACAACCTCGGGCCCTCGGCGAGCGACTACGGCTCGCTGACGTTCTGGGCCCCGACGGTCAACCTGGACCGGGATCCGCGCTGGGGCCGCACGGACGAGGCGTTCGGTGAGGACCCGTACCTGGTCGGGCAGATGGCCGGGGCGTTCATCAACGGCTTCCAGGGCAACTCGATGACCGGCCAGTCGCTGAACGGCTATCTGAAAGCCGGCGCCACGGCCAAGCACTACGCCCTGAACAACGTGGAACAGAACCGGACCGGCATCTCCTCCAACGTCAGCGACACCGACCTGCGCGACTACTACACCAAGCAGTTCGCGTCCCTGATCGAGAACGCGCATGTATCAGGCCTGATGACCTCCTACAACGCGATCAACGGCACGCCCTCGGTCGCCGACACCTACACCACTAACCAGCTCGCGCAGCGCACCTATGGCTTCAACGGCTATATCACCTCCGACTGCGGCGCGGTCGGCACCACGTACCGCAACCCGCCGGCCGGCCACGCCTGGGCCCCGCCGGGTTGGAGCACCGACGACGGCGACACCAACGCGATCTGGACCAATACCTCCACCGGTGCGAAGATCTCCGGCGCGGCCGGCGGCGAGGCGTACTCGCTGCGCGCCGGCACCCAGGTCAACTGCGGCGGCGACGAGTTCTCGCTGCAGAACATCCAGGCCGCGATCAACGCCGGGATCCTGTCGGAGGGCGTCATCGACGCCGACCTGACCAAGCTGTTCACGATCCGCATGGAGACCGGCGAGTTCGACCCGGCTTCGCAGGTCCCTTACACCAGCATCACCAAGGCGCAGATCCAGAGCCCGGCGCACCAGGCGCTGGCCACCACGGTCGCCGACAATTCGCTGGTGCTGCTGAAGAACGGCAACGTCTCGGGGACCAGCACGCCGCTGCTGCCGGCGAACGCCAGCAAGCTGAACAACGTGGTCATCCTCGGCGACATGGCGAACACGGTGACGCTCGGCGACTACTCCGGGGCGCCGTCGCTCCAGGTGAACGCCGTGCAGGGCCTGACCACCGCGATCAAGGCGGCGAATCCGAACGCGAACATCCTGTTCGACGCCGCCGGCACCTCCAGCACCGCGACCGGAGCCGCGACGCTCAGCAGCGCGACGCAGACCGCGATCAAGAACGCCGATCTGGTCGTGATGTTCGTCGGCACCAACCAGAACAACGCCCAGGAGGGCAACGACCGGACCACGCTGAACATGCCGGGCAACTACGACTCGCTGATCACGCAGACCACCGCGCTGGGCAACCCGAAGACCGCGCTGGTCGTGCAGTCCGACGGCCCGGTGAAGATCAGCGACGTGGACGGGAACATCCCGGCGGTCGTGTTCAGCGGCTACAACGGCGAGAGCCAGGGCACTGCTTTGGCCGACGTCCTGCTCGGCAAGCAGAACCCGAGCGGGCACCTGAACTTCACCTGGTACGCCGACGACTCGCAGCTTCCTGCGATGAGCAACTACGGCCTCACTCCCGGCGACACCAGCGGTCTGGGCCGGACCTACCAGTACTTCACCGGCACGCCGACCTACCCCTTCGGCTACGGCCTGAGCTACTCGAACTTCTCCTACTCCCCCGCGACCGTCGACAACGCCAGTCCGAACGCCGACGGCACGGTCAACGTCAGCTTCACCGTCACCAACTCCGGGAGCACCGCCGGCGCGACCGTGGCCCAGTTGTACGCCGCGACGCAGTTCACGGTCTCCGGGGTGCAGCTGCCGAACAAGCGGCTGGTGGGCTTCCAGAAGACAGGCGTCCTGAACCCGGGCGCCTCGCAGAAGGTCACCATTCCGGTGAAGATCAGCGACCTGTCTTTCTGGGACGCCACGAACATGAAGTCCGTGGTCTATGACGGCAGCTACGCCTTGCAGGTCGGCGCCAGCTCCTCCGACATCCGCTCTTCGGTGAACGTGGCGGTGTCCGGAGCCATCACGCCGAAGATGCAGTACGTGACCGTGCAGCCGGAGAGCGTCGTGTACAACGCCGGCTCGACCATCGACCTGACCGGCAAGAACCAGTGGATCAAGGACGACACCACCGGCGTCGGCTCGGTGTCGCAGGGCCGGAACATGAGTGTCACGGCGGACAACGTCATCGAGGCCGTCGACAACGACCAGTCGTTCGTGAACCTGGCCGGCGCCTCGGTGAGCTACAGCAGCAGCGATCCGACGGTGGCCACGGTCAGCAGCACCGGTCAGGTGCACGCGGTCGGCGACGGCACGGCGCTGATCAGCGTCACGGTCAACGGTGTCACCGGGACCGCGCCGATCGTGGTGCGGCACACGCTGAGCCTGGCGGCCCCGGCGCTGATCACGGCCGGCGGCACCGGGACCGCGACGACGACGTTCGTCAACGGCGGCACCGCCGCGGAGAGCAACGTCGCCGTCTCGCTGAGCCTGCCCTCCGGCTGGAGCGCGCAGGCCACCACGCCGTCGACGTTCGGCAGCGTCGCCGGCGGGCAGTCGGTGCAGACCACGTGGAAGGTGAGTGCGCCGGCGGGCACGGCGCCGGGGCCGTACGCGCTGTCGGCGCAAGCAACGGTTAGCGGCACCGGGCCGTACAGCGACTCCGGGACGATGAACGTCGCTTACGCGTCGCTGAACGCCGCTTTCAACAACGTCGGCATCACCGATGACAGCAGCACGGCGGCCGGGAACCTGGACGGCGGCGGGACGAGCTATTCCTCGCAGGCACTGAACACGGCCGCCGGGATCACGCCCGGGGCGACGCTCACGCATGACGGCGCCACCATCCCCTGGCCGAACGTGGCCGCCGGGACGAACGACGACATCGTGGCCTCGGGACAGACCATCCCGGTCTCCGGCTCCGGCACCACTCTCTCCATCATCGGGACATCAACCTACGGGTCGTCCTCCGGCAGCGGGACCATCATCTACACCGATGGCAGTACCCAGAGTTACAGCCTGGGCTTCGCCGACTGGTGGTCGACCTCCGCTGCTCAGGGGACTGACTTCATCGCGAACCCGGCCTACATCAACGGCGGCAGCGGCAAGATCACGCAGGCCGTGAACCTTTCCTACGCGGCGATTCCGTTGCAAGCCGGGAAGACGGTTGAGGACGTGGTGCTGCCGAATGTGAGTGCCAGTGCGGTGCGCAGTTCGGTGTCGATGCACATCTTCGATGTGTCGGTGTCGGGCTCATCCTCAAGCTCAGTGATCAGCCTGCGGGCTCACGCCAACAGCGACATCGTCACCGCCGACAACGCCGGGGCCTCCCCGCTGATCGCCAACCGCACCGCCGTTGGACCGTGGGAGTCCTTCGACCTCATCACCAACTCCGATGGCAGCGTCAGCTTCCGGGCTCATGCCAACGGGGACATCGTCACCGCCGACAACGCGGGCGCCGCGCCACTCATCGCCAACCGCACCGCCATCGGACCCTGGGAGGAGTTCGACCTGATCCACAATTCCGACGGCAGCGTCAGCTTCCGCGCTCACGCCAACGGCGACATCGTCACCGCCGACAACGCCGGGGCCGCGCCACTCATCGCCAACCGCACCGCCATCGGACCCTGGGAGGAGTTCGACCTGATCCACGACTAA